GGGCCACCCCCATGTAGTTGGGGGTGAAGCTCATCGTCCCCCCCTCGCGCAGCCGGCGGCGACCGCTGGGGTTACGGTTGTCGCCGACGTTATAGACGGTCATGTCCGAGGTGGTGCCGGCGAACGCGGCCTTGTCGAAGTGGGGGGTGATCTGATCGGGGTCGACGTCGACGATACCGAAGTCCAGGACGGCGCGGTACTGACGCTCCTCGGCTTCCTCGTCGAACTCGACGGCGTGGCCGACGTTACCCTCGCCGATGTTGCCCTGGGGGACGTTGGTCTTCTCTTCGAGCTCGAGAACGTTGGCGACGAACTCGAAACTGTCGGTGGACAGGTCGCGGTAGCGCTTGCCCGTCAGCGGTGAAACACCGAAGAAGGCGGCCTCGCCGATGCGGAAGTGGTTCATCCCCCGGGGGATCTTGCGCTTGCCCAGCAGGGGCAGGGTGATCGAGCTGCCGCCGGAGACCAGCTCGAGGTTGATGTTGAACCTCAATTCCAGCAACTGCAGGTAGAGGCAGAGCTGGATCAGCTTATCGTAGGTCGGCTCGACGCCGTACATGCAACCCAGGTTGGAACCCAGGCCGCAGATGGTGATGTTGTCGAGTCGCAGAACCCGCTCGTAGAAGTCGTAGATGTTTTCGCGGATGACCCCCTCGCGCAGCTCGCCCATCTCGATCATCACCACCACGCGGTGAACCTTGCCCTGGAGGCGGGCGGCGCGGTCCAGGGCGGCGATGGTCTCGAAGGAGGTGTTGAGGGAGATGTCGGCGAAACGAACGACCTTCTCGGCCAGCTTGACCGCGGGGGGCTTGATGTACATCGTCACCAGTTCGGGGTTGAGCTGCTTGACGGTTCGCAGCCCGGACAGCCGCGAATCGGCCACCGAATGCAGGCGCTTGATGCAGGGCGACGCCAGGATCCGCTTGAGCGACTCCCGGTGACCGCTGAGCACCTTGGTCACCAGGGTCCACTTCTTGTCGTGCTTGACGAGGTAGCGGTCCAGCTTGCGGATGTTACCGAGGATCTTGTCCGTCTTGATGCGCAGCTCGGACATCAGTCGGCCCCGGGGCCTTCGTAGCGCATCTCCTTGTACTTGTCGGTCAAGCCGACGCGCTTATAGAGCCGCACCGCCGGGTTGTCCTGCTCGACATGGAGCTTGAAGTCACCCGCCGTCTCCTCGACGCTGCGCTGCATCAGCGTTCCGCCCAGGCCCTGTCCCCGGCTCTCCGGACGCACGGCGATGTAGACCAGGATATAGCGGGGGATGTAGCCGGACATACCGGTCTCG
This Candidatus Coatesbacteria bacterium DNA region includes the following protein-coding sequences:
- a CDS encoding alanine/ornithine racemase family PLP-dependent enzyme, with the translated sequence MSELRIKTDKILGNIRKLDRYLVKHDKKWTLVTKVLSGHRESLKRILASPCIKRLHSVADSRLSGLRTVKQLNPELVTMYIKPPAVKLAEKVVRFADISLNTSFETIAALDRAARLQGKVHRVVVMIEMGELREGVIRENIYDFYERVLRLDNITICGLGSNLGCMYGVEPTYDKLIQLCLYLQLLELRFNINLELVSGGSSITLPLLGKRKIPRGMNHFRIGEAAFFGVSPLTGKRYRDLSTDSFEFVANVLELEEKTNVPQGNIGEGNVGHAVEFDEEAEERQYRAVLDFGIVDVDPDQITPHFDKAAFAGTTSDMTVYNVGDNRNPSGRRRLREGGTMSFTPNYMGVARLMHSKYVEKRVS
- a CDS encoding GNAT family N-acetyltransferase, with amino-acid sequence MNIIRVDSEEQLQGHLTIAELVDFLHHALGQFGDPKADIRRSIDYAFSPDTGRGGFILLGYVDGELVGAVVFNETGMSGYIPRYILVYIAVRPESRGQGLGGTLMQRSVEETAGDFKLHVEQDNPAVRLYKRVGLTDKYKEMRYEGPGAD